In one Pseudarthrobacter sp. NBSH8 genomic region, the following are encoded:
- a CDS encoding ester cyclase — MESEDNKTLVRRFYAEIDAGNIDAMDDLVAEDYLDHNPPFPGLPAGREGLKQAFRIFWTATPGTHEIHDQVAEGDKVVTRLTATGRHEGDLPGPLPPTGAELRETAVAIHRVHNGKIVEHWSDRDDLGLMQQLGVIQMPEG; from the coding sequence GTGGAATCTGAGGACAACAAAACGCTCGTGCGGCGCTTCTACGCCGAGATCGACGCCGGGAATATCGATGCGATGGATGATTTGGTCGCTGAAGACTACCTTGACCATAATCCGCCCTTCCCCGGGCTGCCGGCAGGACGCGAAGGCCTGAAACAGGCCTTCCGCATATTCTGGACGGCGACGCCGGGCACACACGAGATTCACGACCAGGTCGCCGAAGGGGACAAAGTGGTCACCAGGCTGACGGCGACCGGTCGACATGAGGGCGACCTCCCCGGACCGCTGCCTCCCACAGGCGCCGAACTACGAGAGACCGCGGTGGCGATCCATCGGGTCCACAACGGAAAGATCGTCGAGCACTGGTCGGACCGCGACGACCTCGGGCTGATGCAGCAGCTCGGTGTGATCCAGATGCCCGAAGGTTAG
- a CDS encoding GPP34 family phosphoprotein, whose protein sequence is MDANIQNGGELSLPQALLLLATNDKDGQTDVPAVVLRAALAGAVLAELDLLGAIELQGKHVRATGATPHTDFQHQLELIRDKSRPHTPKRWVSMLESRAELHRIYEGMASLGIVERVGERHLGLFRTTRYPEKDHAPEAALLKRIEAALGGGSSDPRTAALIALLHSAEMLGKIFPAADQSHVREMANDYWPSRGVAGELRMIRLADAEAAT, encoded by the coding sequence ATGGATGCCAACATTCAGAACGGCGGGGAGCTAAGCCTTCCCCAGGCCCTGCTCCTCCTGGCCACCAATGACAAGGACGGCCAGACCGACGTGCCGGCGGTCGTCCTGAGGGCCGCATTGGCCGGTGCGGTCCTGGCCGAGCTGGACCTGCTCGGTGCAATCGAGCTACAGGGGAAGCATGTCAGGGCTACCGGCGCCACCCCGCACACGGACTTCCAGCACCAGCTGGAGCTCATCCGGGACAAGTCGCGCCCGCACACTCCCAAGCGGTGGGTCTCGATGCTGGAGAGCCGCGCTGAGCTGCACCGCATCTATGAGGGCATGGCGTCGCTGGGCATCGTGGAACGTGTGGGCGAACGGCACCTTGGCCTGTTCAGGACCACACGCTACCCGGAGAAGGACCACGCTCCGGAGGCGGCGCTGCTGAAAAGGATCGAAGCCGCACTCGGCGGCGGATCCTCCGATCCGCGTACCGCCGCACTGATCGCGCTGCTCCACTCGGCGGAGATGCTCGGGAAGATCTTCCCGGCGGCGGATCAAAGCCATGTGAGGGAAATGGCAAATGACTATTGGCCGTCACGCGGGGTGGCTGGCGAGCTCCGCATGATCAGGCTGGCGGACGCGGAAGCCGCCACGTAG